One genomic region from Streptomyces sp. Li-HN-5-11 encodes:
- a CDS encoding PIN domain nuclease — MTTATYLIDTSALVRILRQPALSHWEQPLQEGIIARCPVTEIEFLYSARNSEEREQLVLDMDELFGWAPLDDRALTRAWSVQRELTEKGLHRSAGAVDLLVAATAELRGLTVLHHDKDFETIASVTGQPTQWLAPPGSL, encoded by the coding sequence ATGACCACTGCCACTTACCTGATCGACACGAGTGCCCTCGTCCGGATCCTCCGGCAGCCGGCCCTCTCGCACTGGGAGCAGCCCCTGCAGGAGGGCATCATCGCCCGATGCCCGGTCACCGAGATCGAGTTCCTGTACAGCGCCAGGAACTCCGAGGAGCGCGAGCAGCTGGTCCTGGACATGGACGAGCTGTTCGGCTGGGCGCCGCTGGACGACCGGGCACTGACGCGCGCGTGGTCCGTTCAGCGGGAGCTCACGGAGAAGGGCCTGCACCGCTCGGCGGGCGCGGTCGACCTGCTGGTCGCCGCGACCGCCGAGCTCCGGGGTCTCACTGTCCTGCACCACGACAAGGACTTCGAGACCATCGCGTCCGTCACCGGGCAGCCGACGCAGTGGCTGGCGCCGCCCGGCAGCCTGTAG
- a CDS encoding type II toxin-antitoxin system VapB family antitoxin: protein MAKTLIDIDEELLAQAAMAFGTKTKKDTVTAALKDGVERKKRALALARLAARADAGDFDILLDKANYRR, encoded by the coding sequence ATGGCCAAGACCCTGATCGACATCGACGAGGAGCTGCTCGCCCAGGCCGCCATGGCTTTCGGCACCAAGACGAAGAAGGACACCGTGACCGCGGCCCTGAAGGACGGTGTCGAGCGCAAGAAGCGTGCCCTTGCGCTGGCCCGGCTGGCGGCGCGCGCCGACGCCGGCGACTTCGACATCCTCCTGGACAAGGCGAACTACCGCCGATGA